The region TAACGAAATCTTATCCCCCTGTCATACCCTATATGGACCTCAAGGCTTACCGCCGGGAAGATGGCCTTGTCGCTATCGGCCTCTATGCCTTGTGCGCCCACTACCGTGCCCATAATGTTGAAATGCGAATAGTCGACAGGATATTTCTTTTCCGCTGCCGTGGTGATGACGCCGAAGGGCTGCGGGTATATAACTTCATGGCCGCGGTATGCGGACTTGCCTATTTCGCACATGCCGATGCAGCCGTCGACGCAGGTTACGCACATGCCTGAGGCAGGGGTTATCGACTCCTCGGTCCTGTTCTTGGTAAGGGTTGCGCTTGAGGTGTTTATTCTTGAAAAAGACATGTATAGCTCTCCTTTCTGCTAATCTTTTTTTATTTCACACGCCGCGCACGGCGACATGTAGCACATCATGTCGTGGAACTGCTCCTTCTCGAGACAGGGCGGGCTCAAGTTCGCGCAGCCGCCGCATATTGCCTTTTCCGGTTCAGTGTAAGTGCACCGGAGCTCGCAGGCCGGGCAGATATACATGCAGGCGCCGCAGAGCCTGCAGACGTCCGAACGAACATCGAACGGCGTCCCGATGCTCCTGTTGGTCCCGCGACCACGGAATCCGATCGCGTTGGCCATCATCTGTTCCTTGCACATGCGCACGCACAATCCGCACAGTATGCAGTCTTCGTATTCCTGTCGAAATCGCTGCTGGCGCACGTTATATTGAGAGGCAATGTCCTGAATCGTTTTCGACTGCGGACATGATGCGAGCAGGAGCTCTATAATCATTCTTCGCGCCTTTATGACCCGTTCCGAGGCGGTCCGGACCTTCAGACCCTCCTCTGCCGGATAGGTGCACGATGAAACGAGCCTCGCGCCCTCCCCCTCCCCGATCTCCACCACGCAAAGCCTGCACGCCCCGTAAGGAGTAAGCCCCTCCTTGTGGCACAGCGTGGGGATGGGGAAGCCATAAAAATTTGCGGCTTCGAGCAGCGTCGTCCCCTCTTCAACGGAGACGTTGAGGCCATTTAATGTAAGGTTTATCATGTGCGCTCCTCTTCTTTATCGTTTACTTCCGCTCATACCACTTCTACGGCGCCTGCCTTACAAACGTCCCTGCAGTTCCCGCACTTGATGCACCTGTCCGCATCTATAACGTGCCGTTGCTTCTTCTTTCCTGTGATCGCTCCCTGGGGACAGGCCTTCACACAGAGCATACATCCTGTGCAGCGGTCACTGATAAAATAGGTGACGAGACCTTTGCATACCCCTGCCGGACAACGCTTCTTTTCGATATGCTCAATGTATTCGTCCCGGAAGTAGCGCAGCGTGGAGAGGACGGGATTTGACGCCGTCTGTCCCAGGCCGCACATGGTCGTGTCCCGTACGGTTACAGCGAGCTCTTCAAGGAGGTCAAGAGATTCAAGGTTTCCCTTTCCCCTTGAGATATCGTCAAGTATCTCGTACATCCTCTGGGTGCCTTTCCGGCACGTGAAGCATTTTCCGCAGGACTCGTCCTTCAGGAAGTTCATGAAGTACTTGGCCACATCCACCATGCAGGTCTTGTCGTCCATTACGATCATGCCGCCGGACCCCATGATAGAGCCTACATTTTTCAGGCTTTCATAGTCGATCGTCAGATCGAACATCGATGCCGGGATGCAGCCCCCGGATGGGCCCCCGGTCTGGATTGCCTTTATTGCTCCGTTCTCTGCCGGTCCTCCTCCGATATTACCGACGACCTCTCTTATGGTCATTCCCATCGGAACCTCGACAAGCCCCGTGTTTTTTATCTTTCCTACAAGGCTGAAGATCTTTGTTCCGGAGCTTCTCTCCGTCCCTACACCGGCAAAAGACCGGCCGCCAAAGCTTATTATGACAGGGATATTCGCCCAGGTCTCCACATTGTTTATCATGGTAGGTTTTCCGTAGAGTCCTTTCACGATCGGGAATGGCGGCCTCTGCCGGGGCTCTCCCATCCTGCCCTCGATAGACCTTATCAACGCGGTCTCTTCACCGCAGACAAACGCGCCTGCTCCCTTCACGATCTCTACGTCAAAAGACAACCCTGTTCCCATGATGTCCTTACCGAGCAGGCCCAATTCCCCGGCCTGCGAAAGGGCAACGTTGAGATGTTTGATCGCCAGCGGATATTCGGTGCGGATGTAGATGATGCCCTCCGTCGCGCCCGTACCGTAGGCGCCTATCAGCATGCCCTCAATGATGCTGTGGGGGTTGCCCTCCAGGACGCTTCTGTCCATATAAGCGCCGGGGTCCCCCTCGTCGGCATTGCATATAAGGTATTTTGCGGCGCCGTTTTTCTGGGAGGCGAAGAGCTCCCACTTCTGCCCTGTGGGAAACCCCGCTCCACCCCGCCCTCTCAGCCCCGATGCCTTTACCTCATCGAGCACAAACCGGGGCCCTTGCCCGGACATGACCTTCGCGAAAGATTGATAGCCGCCGTTGCGTATGTAATCATCGATGCGAAGGGGGTCGACCTTTTCGTTCCGGCCGATGATGGTCCTGAGCTGTCTTTTAAAAAAGGGTATATCTTCCTCTCTCTCGATCCGCCTGCCTGTTTCAGGATCGACAAAAAGCAGCCTTTCGACGATGTCGCCTTTCGCTGTCGCCTCAATGATCGTTATCATATCGTCCGGGTTTATCTTCGGATAGAATGTCCTCCTGGGCTCCACAAGCGCGGACGGTTCCATTGCGCAGAAGCCGTGGCAGCCCGTAATGCGGAGGCGGATCCTGCCTGTGAGCTTTTTCTGCAGAAGCTCGCCCTTTGCCACGCGGATCAAAGCGTTTGCGCCGCTTGCCTGGCCGCAGGTGCCTGCGGAGATGACGATGGTCGGCATCTCCGGATCGTCATGGGCAATGAGCTGCGCCTGCATTGCAAAGAATTCATCTACTGATGCGAGCTTATCCCTGCGCACATCCATCATGCCGCAGCTCCGTTGAGCTCAAGCATGTGCCCGGCGCATCCGGTGCGCGTACAGATGCTGACAACCCCGCCTCCCCCGTTTACTTTTACCGTCGCCATCGGTGCGTTGCATTCCATGCAGCCGGCCTTGCCCTGGAGGCTCGAACCGCAATGGGGGCAGAGAAATTTGACCAGCGTATTATCCGGGATCTCGTGCTCGTAGATCCTCGTAAAATTGCCGTAAAGGGAGGGCAGCCTCGCCCATCCCCTCGCCTCTCCCGCCAGAACATTGACCCGGATGGACGGATAACCCGCAAGGCGATATTCGCTGTCCATCAGGCTCCGGTTGCACTGCGGACAGGCGGCCTCAATGGGAAAGAGATACATCTTCGCATTCCCGTTCGATCCATACACCCCGTCCTTTGTTCCCTGGATTATATCCTTGGTATCCCCAGGGGCTACATTTGCGAAATAGTGCCCGTCCGAAACAACGATCGGGCCCAAAGCGCATGCCCCGAGGCAGTTTACCGTTTCAAGGGTGATCTCATTGTCAGGGGTCGTCCCGCCCGGCGCCAGATCCAATTGCCGCTTGAATTCATCCACGACGGCCTGGGCGCCGCGGACGTGGCACGCGGTGCCAAGGCATGCCGATATGCAGTGTTTCCCCCGCGGCTTCAGGCTGAATGCCTTGTAGAACGTTGCAACGCCGTAGATATCCACAAGCGGATATCCGGTCTCTCTGGCAATAAGCCTCAGCGCCTTTTCGGGCAGATAGGCGTACCTCTCCTGGATGTTTTCAAGGATGGAGATGATCCCCGCCTTCCCGTTGCCTTTACGAATTATATTGAGAATATCTTTTGTTTCCATATTGTTCTCTCCTGCACATGTATTCTCCCTGCTTTCCGGGAGTTCCTTTATCGATACTCTTCACAATGCCATATACCGCCTTCGTGCCTGGAAAAGACACAATCGTCCCGGTTCTCGCATGTTGTACACAGTCCTATATGGTTTCCACTGCAATCCTTTTCTTCGCTGATGCCCCCCTGCACCCGGCGGACATTCTTTCTTGCAGACCCGTCGTCATCGTCAAATTCCTCGCAGTAAAAGACCGGCCCCTCCGACTTCCTCGCAAACGAGCATATTTCGAGGTTCACGCAGGAGGGGCAGAGGCCCTGGTATATGTTCTCTTCGAAAAGAACAGGCTTTGCCTTTCCCTTCACTGCCCTGGCCATCCTCTTCATGCACACCTCCCCTTCGGTTCGGTTGGTTTTTCTGTCTAAAAGAAATGCACTTTCCCTGCCACGGTTTTTTAATCAGGAGAAAGAGCGGACTTCCTCCTTGCGATTACCGTTGATCGCACATCATCTTGCATGGTTACGTGTAGTAGTATTTTTCAGCGAAGAAAAGGGGACGGCCTCTGCCGTCGGGTAGTTCTGCGCCACCGGGGAATTATTCCCCTTTGCGCTGTCGTTAGATCGAGGAAAGCCAAGTCCTCGTGGCCGTCTTCATGAATATGTTTTTCGCGTTTTTGAAAGTTTTTCGCGCAGGGTCTTTCTGTCGATCCCGAGGATCTCTGCCGCCTTGGTCTTATTGCCGTTTACACTGGCTAAAACATTCCTGATGTATTCGGCCTCGACCGACGCGAGGGTGCGGTTGAAAGACCCGTGCCCGAGGGCCGAAAAACGCATGTGCTCGGGGAGATCAGGGGCGTCTACCGTGACCCCGTCTGTCATAACGACAAGGCGCTGCACCGTATTTTCAAGCTCCCTCACGTTCCCCGGCCAGTGGTAATTCCGGAGAACCTCCAACGCCCGATCAGAAAACCGGGGCGCCGGCCGTCCCAGCTCCTCTGAGAACTTCCTGGAAAAAAAACGGATCAAAAGCAATATATCGCTTCCCCGCTCCCTCAAAGGAGGGAGGTCTGCGGTGATCACATTGATCCGGTAAAAGAGGTCCTCCCGGAACAGTCCTTTTTGGACAAGCGTTTGAAGGTCTTTATTGGTGGATGCAAGGATTCTCACGTCGACCTTCCTTGTACGGCTCGAGCCGACCATGCAGACCTCCTTATCCTGGAGGACCCGTAAAAGTTTGATCTGCATTGCCAGGCTTGTTTCGCTTATCTCATCAAGAAAGATCGTGCCCCCGTCCGCTGTTTGAAAAAAACCGGCGCGGGTCTCTGCCGCCCCGGTAAAGGCGCCCTTGATATGCCCGAAGAGCTCGCTTTCAAGCAACTCTTCGGGTATTGCCCCGCAATTGACCGGTACAAAGGGCGCTGCAACCCTTTTGCTGCTGTAATGGATAGCCCTCGCGACCAGCTCTTTCCCGGTGCCGCTCTCCCCGCAGATAAGCACGGTTGCAGATGTCAGGGCAGCTCTTGCGATAAAGTCCCTGATCTTATCCATGGCAGGCGATTCACCGATAAGGCCATGGGGAGCGGAAGTCTTTTTCTGCGGGCATGCATGGGCAACCCTTCGCATGTGAAGCTTCTTGAGGGTTCGTTCTACAGCGGAAAGAAGCTCATCGTCGGTAAAGGGCTTTACCAGGTATTCTTCGGCCCCTGTCTTCACCGCTTCGACCGCCCCCTGCACGCTGGGGTAGCCGGTGATGATCATCACTTCCATATCGCTGAAGTTTTCACGGATGTGCCTCACAAGATGCACGCCGCTTATGCCGGGCATCTTGAGGTCTGTGATGACAAGGTCGACGGGGTCGGCGTCAAGAATTTTGATGGCTTCAGCAACGCTGGATGCGGTGAATACTATGTACCCTGCGGATGCAAGGTTGCGCCGGAGCACTTCCAGCGTTGCAGGTGCATCATCTACCGTTAAGATGCGGTCTTTTCTGTCGGAGAGCTCCAAGTCTTTTCCCGCACCTTTTTGGATCCTTTGATCGGCAATTCTATCCTGCATACAGTTCCTTGTCCTGCTTTACTTTCGATCCTGATCGAACCTTGATGGGCAACAATGATGCCGTGGGCTACCGGTAACCCCAGGCCCGTTCCCAGTCCTATATCCTTCGTTGTGAAAAAGGGGGTAAATATCTTCTGGAGGACCTCCCTGTCCATGCCGACTCCGGTATCCTCCACGATAATATGGATTTTCCGATGTCCTTTATGTGTGGAGATCGTTAGGTCGCCTCCGTCCGGCATTGCCTGCAGTGCATTGACGATAAGATTTACAAACACCTGCTTCAGTTGTGAAGGGTCGGCATCTATCTCCGGGATATCGGGCGAGAGGGAGCGGGCTGCATTGATCCCGTTGCCTGCGCACCGTGATTCCAGGAAGTTAAAAACCTCATTAACAAGGTTATTGATGTTCACTTTTCCCCGTTGCGGCGGGATCTGGCGGGCAAAGATCAGGAGCTTCTTTACGATCTCGCGGGCATAAAGGGACGTAGCCAGTATCTTGCCGATATCCTCCTGCGCCTGCAAGGGAAGCCCGTGGCATTTCTGTGCAAGCTGGGCAAAACCGAGTATGTGTCCGAGGGGCTCATTTAGTTCATGGGCAACACCGGCAGCAAGCTGGCCGACGGTAGCCAGCCTGTCGGCATGCCTGAGCTGCTCTTCAAGCCTCAGCCTGTCCTGCTCCGCCTCCTTTCGCATTATAACGATTGCAATCTCTTTCGCTACCGCCTCGATCAGATGCCTCTCTTCTTTGAGAAATGGCCCCTCATCGTGCCTCGGTCGTTCATCGCGGTAGCAGACCTCGATATGGCCCCGGCGTTTTCCGTTGATGATGATCGGTTCGCGCTGCCGGTATTTTCCCTGCCGGTAGTTCCGTGTTGAATACGAACAGCCGTCGAGAACAATTCTTGCACAGGCTGCCTCCGGATACAGCCAGGCGGGCGGAAGATCCTCCACAATGTTTACCAGCATCTCATTGATCCCGGCATCTCTCTCGGTGGCAAGACGAGCTATATTATAAAGACAGGAGAGCTCTTTGACGCGTTCACGCAGATCTGCCTGTGCCTTTTCATTAAGTTTGA is a window of Syntrophorhabdaceae bacterium DNA encoding:
- a CDS encoding NADH-ubiquinone oxidoreductase-F iron-sulfur binding region domain-containing protein, which encodes MMDVRRDKLASVDEFFAMQAQLIAHDDPEMPTIVISAGTCGQASGANALIRVAKGELLQKKLTGRIRLRITGCHGFCAMEPSALVEPRRTFYPKINPDDMITIIEATAKGDIVERLLFVDPETGRRIEREEDIPFFKRQLRTIIGRNEKVDPLRIDDYIRNGGYQSFAKVMSGQGPRFVLDEVKASGLRGRGGAGFPTGQKWELFASQKNGAAKYLICNADEGDPGAYMDRSVLEGNPHSIIEGMLIGAYGTGATEGIIYIRTEYPLAIKHLNVALSQAGELGLLGKDIMGTGLSFDVEIVKGAGAFVCGEETALIRSIEGRMGEPRQRPPFPIVKGLYGKPTMINNVETWANIPVIISFGGRSFAGVGTERSSGTKIFSLVGKIKNTGLVEVPMGMTIREVVGNIGGGPAENGAIKAIQTGGPSGGCIPASMFDLTIDYESLKNVGSIMGSGGMIVMDDKTCMVDVAKYFMNFLKDESCGKCFTCRKGTQRMYEILDDISRGKGNLESLDLLEELAVTVRDTTMCGLGQTASNPVLSTLRYFRDEYIEHIEKKRCPAGVCKGLVTYFISDRCTGCMLCVKACPQGAITGKKKQRHVIDADRCIKCGNCRDVCKAGAVEVV
- a CDS encoding NAD(P)H-dependent oxidoreductase subunit E; this encodes METKDILNIIRKGNGKAGIISILENIQERYAYLPEKALRLIARETGYPLVDIYGVATFYKAFSLKPRGKHCISACLGTACHVRGAQAVVDEFKRQLDLAPGGTTPDNEITLETVNCLGACALGPIVVSDGHYFANVAPGDTKDIIQGTKDGVYGSNGNAKMYLFPIEAACPQCNRSLMDSEYRLAGYPSIRVNVLAGEARGWARLPSLYGNFTRIYEHEIPDNTLVKFLCPHCGSSLQGKAGCMECNAPMATVKVNGGGGVVSICTRTGCAGHMLELNGAAA
- a CDS encoding sigma-54 dependent transcriptional regulator, translating into MQDRIADQRIQKGAGKDLELSDRKDRILTVDDAPATLEVLRRNLASAGYIVFTASSVAEAIKILDADPVDLVITDLKMPGISGVHLVRHIRENFSDMEVMIITGYPSVQGAVEAVKTGAEEYLVKPFTDDELLSAVERTLKKLHMRRVAHACPQKKTSAPHGLIGESPAMDKIRDFIARAALTSATVLICGESGTGKELVARAIHYSSKRVAAPFVPVNCGAIPEELLESELFGHIKGAFTGAAETRAGFFQTADGGTIFLDEISETSLAMQIKLLRVLQDKEVCMVGSSRTRKVDVRILASTNKDLQTLVQKGLFREDLFYRINVITADLPPLRERGSDILLLIRFFSRKFSEELGRPAPRFSDRALEVLRNYHWPGNVRELENTVQRLVVMTDGVTVDAPDLPEHMRFSALGHGSFNRTLASVEAEYIRNVLASVNGNKTKAAEILGIDRKTLREKLSKTRKTYS
- a CDS encoding ATP-binding protein — protein: MEALIKLNEKAQADLRERVKELSCLYNIARLATERDAGINEMLVNIVEDLPPAWLYPEAACARIVLDGCSYSTRNYRQGKYRQREPIIINGKRRGHIEVCYRDERPRHDEGPFLKEERHLIEAVAKEIAIVIMRKEAEQDRLRLEEQLRHADRLATVGQLAAGVAHELNEPLGHILGFAQLAQKCHGLPLQAQEDIGKILATSLYAREIVKKLLIFARQIPPQRGKVNINNLVNEVFNFLESRCAGNGINAARSLSPDIPEIDADPSQLKQVFVNLIVNALQAMPDGGDLTISTHKGHRKIHIIVEDTGVGMDREVLQKIFTPFFTTKDIGLGTGLGLPVAHGIIVAHQGSIRIESKAGQGTVCRIELPIKGSKKVREKTWSSPTEKTAS
- a CDS encoding 2Fe-2S iron-sulfur cluster-binding protein, whose translation is MINLTLNGLNVSVEEGTTLLEAANFYGFPIPTLCHKEGLTPYGACRLCVVEIGEGEGARLVSSCTYPAEEGLKVRTASERVIKARRMIIELLLASCPQSKTIQDIASQYNVRQQRFRQEYEDCILCGLCVRMCKEQMMANAIGFRGRGTNRSIGTPFDVRSDVCRLCGACMYICPACELRCTYTEPEKAICGGCANLSPPCLEKEQFHDMMCYMSPCAACEIKKD